One genomic window of Eptesicus fuscus isolate TK198812 chromosome 6, DD_ASM_mEF_20220401, whole genome shotgun sequence includes the following:
- the LOC103287834 gene encoding 60S ribosomal protein L13-like: NPFIRVWRLETPWDFIGVCLLGQVAGIHKKVAWTIGISVDPRRRNKSTESLQAKVQRLKEYHSKLILFPRKPSAPKKGDSSAEELKLATQLTGPVMPIRNVYKKEKARVITEEEKNFKAFASLRMARANAWLFGIWAKRAKEAAEQDVKKKK; this comes from the coding sequence aATCCTTTCATTAGGGTATGGAGATTAGAGACTCCTTGGGACTTCATTGGTGTCTGTCTCCTCGGGCAGGTGGCTGGCATCCACAAAAAGGTGGCCTGGACCATTGGGATCTCGGTGGATCCGAGGCGGCGGAACAAGTCCACCGAGTCCCTGCAGGCCAAAGTGCAGCGGCTGAAGGAGTACCACTCCAAGCTCATACTCTTCCCCAGAAAGCCTTCGGCCCCCAAGAAGGGAGACAGTTCTGCTGAAGAACTCAAATTGGCCACACAGCTGACCGGACCAGTCATGCCCATACGCAATGTCTATAAGAAGGAGAAAGCCAGAGTCATCACGGAGGAGGAGAAGAACTTCAAGGCTTTTGCCAGTCTTCGAATGGCCCGTGCCAATGCCTGGCTCTTTGGCATCTGGGCAAAAAGAGCCAAAGAAGCTGCAGAACaggatgttaaaaagaaaaaataa